A region of the Sminthopsis crassicaudata isolate SCR6 chromosome 6, ASM4859323v1, whole genome shotgun sequence genome:
CTGCCTGCGCCTCTCGGCCCCCAGCACTGCCCCGCCCCGGCTGTTAGCTTTGCCCCTCCACGCCCCCTCCTGGCCCCACCCCCATCATTGCCCCGCCCCGGCTGTTAGCTTTGCCCCTCCACGCTCCCTCCTGGCCCCACCCCCAGCATTGCCCCGCCCCGGCTGTTAGCTTTGCCCCTCACGCCCCCTCCTGGCCCCACCCCCAGCACTGCCCCGCCCCAGCTGTTAGCTTTGCCGCTCCACGCCCTCTCTTGCTCTGTGCTTTGCCTGGACCTGTCTCCTGGATCCACCCCCAGCTCGGCCACACCCTCCCGCTTGGTTGGTCCTACCCCCAGTGCCCCGCCCCCAAACAGGCTTTCCCAGGGGGAGGGACCTGTGCCACCTTGGGCGGACCGTCCCCCTCGCCCTGCCCCCGCAGCCGgtcatttttcctctcctccccgcCGGCGCCAGGGCTCCTGTTGCCGTACCCCACGGCCAACCTGGTCCTCGATGTGGTCATGCTCTTCCTTTTCCTGGGCATCGAAGTCATCAGGCTCTTTTTTGGTGAGTGGCCTGCACTGCCCTTGCCCCACCGGGCCTGAAGCTGCCGCCATGGCCCCTGAGGAGCTTGGGGGGGCCCTGGAGGACCTGGACCAATGCGGAttgtcctcttcttcctctcccccggGGGGCCCAACCCCCCCATGCCCAGCAGGGGGCTCAGCCCCCCCCATGCCCAGCAGGGGGCTCCTTTCCAAAATCATTCCCTCTCACTTGGGGGCTGGGCCGTACTTCACGGCTGGTTGTCCCAAGGGCTccttttggggaggagggaggactCTGTGTGACCCAAGTCTGGATGGGCAGTCTGGTGGTTGGGTGTCCCTTGGTGGCCTGGTCGCTCCGAGCCCCGGGCACCGGAGGGGACGCCATAGGGCCTTTCTTGGACATGTCTTGACAGCTACAAAAGGGAACCTCTGTCAAAGGATGATGCCTCTTGGGATCAGCTTGGCCATGACCTTTCCATCTGCCATGATGGCTTTCTATTACTTCTTGGTGCAGACCTATGTTCTGCGCCTCGAAGCTGTGATGAGTGCCATCCTGCTCATCTTCTGCGGCTTGGAGCTGGTGCTGGAGGTGTTCACACTCGCCACCTTCAACAGGTACTTCTGCCTCCCTCTGGGAGGGCCCTGGGGAGGGGGCGGGCACATGGGGAGGCCGGCTGCCACCTTGTGGTCTCTAAACTTGCTCTCCTTCTGCGCCAGCATGGACACATACTGAAGGACGAGAGGCCTGTTGAGGCCGTGTGACACGGCCCCCTGGCGAGGCGCGTGCTCTCAGGGAGGCTGGCGGCATCTCCTCCAGGGTGGCGAAGGGCACGCGGCCCTCTCCCAGGCCCTCCGACCCGGTCCTCGCTCGGCACTCCCAGCGCGGGGACGGAGTCGTCTGCGTCTCCTAGACTCCCGGCTTGCATTAGGCCCCACGTGTCCTTTGTGTGTGTCTCTACgtgtgtctctatgtgtgtgaTCCGCCCCCCCAGAAGCCCCAGGGCCTGCCTTCCACAAGGATGTTTTCTTCCACTTACTCCAAACCAAGCCCTCGTCCCGTTCATTCCCTTCCAAAGGGACCAGGCAGCATCACTGAGCAGCTCGGAGCGGTCTTTTCTTACGCTGTGTCTTGGGACAAACACTattttacaataaatatttattttccgtTGTGGGGGCTGCTGCTCTTTCCTTATGGCCCTTTCCCTGCACGAAGCCCGGGGGCCCTGGCGGCGGGGCCCTCGAGCATCTCGGCCCGTCTTCCTCACCAGGGCTGGCTCTGGCTGTCCTCGAGAACCCGAGGCTTTCCACAAAGTTTCATTTCACTGGATTCTGGGGCACGGCTCCAAGGCAGACGGACGGGGACAAGACACAGGACAGCTGGGGAAGGGGGAGGCTCTCCTGACCGGCACTTGGAGCCAACTGCTCCATCCCCCAGTTCTCTCCCTGCAGGCCACCAGCTctacctcctcttcctcttcctttctttacaGACTCCCGAGGTCTTCCCAGGCTGGGAGACTTGCGCCAAGTCCCGTCCCCTCAGTAAGACAGACTCGGCGCCTCTCACAGGGTCTCAAGTCCACCATCCCCTTTGCAGGTGTAGCTGGGAGGAAAACCCCAATTCCACACATCTCTCCTAGAGGGGCTGGACCCCTCGAGGGCGACTGCCTTGCTTTTCTCCACTGTGGCTTGGAACCCGAGCACTCCCATTTGGGAAAAAGGAATCCATGGGCCTTCCCACAGTTGCATGTGAAGCCTCATTTCATTTGCACGTTGCCATTATGGGCACTAAAAACCGCAAAGGCTGTCGTCAGGCGAACCCCCGCTTCATTAGGACTCCCCTGGATCCTGACCTGGAGTCAACTGATTGATGGAGGCCAAAGGGACCTTGGAGTTCACCTAATCGGGCCCAGAGAGGGGCAGGGATTTGCCCGCCAGCGCATGCTGGCGCCGAACCTTGGGACTTGCCACGTGCTTCCCCATTCTGCCACCCCCGTTGGTGGGCCGAATGCTTAACTCTGCTTACAAGCCCCAAGCCCGGCTCCTCCCTTTGCTGCCCAAGTAACCAACAgcacttccttcctcctcctcctgcccagGAAACGGCAGCGCTTCCCTTTGTAAGGCAGGGCCCTACTACCTCAGCTTCTCTCTGAACTGTTAGGTGGGATGCTTAGATACTTTAGCAAGAAGGTAGTAGACCTGGGAATTAGGATGCTGCTAAATGCTCAGCAGGCCACCAGGGGGCGCcaaggcctcagacacttgctagctgggATCCTGCCtactggcctcagtttcctcatctgtaaaatgaacaggagaggGAAAGCAAACCACTCAATTCTTTCTGCCAAGAAATCCCTGGTGGGGTCCCGAAGAGTCAGATCCACCTGAGGTCACCTGGCCAGCCCCACAAGAATCGGAGTCGGCCACTGCGCCTGGATTTCCCCCTCACTGTTCCTCCCCGAGGGTTGATGATCGTTTCCCAACACCTAAGCCAGCCCCTTTActatatcccccccccccaagtgtcCCAGGGGCACCCAATGCTCCTGCAGTCAGGCCGGGCCACTCCTTTCGGACGCTGTTGCTTGGGGAAATGCCTGTGATGGAGGAAGGCGCCCCGGGAACCTTTTAAGAGTCAAACCCAAAGCTCGACACGTGTCTCCAATGCAGGGTCCATGAAACAGCTCACACCCCatttattattgaaaatattttgttacaaaaggaaaaaaaaagcatacaatGCAGTATAAAAGATTGACAGCGTCATCAAGTTTATTACACAATTTCCAACCTATCAGAAAGAGACAAACAAATCGAATCACCGACAACAGGGGAACGGGGCCttggccttttttttccctcaggtatttttcttttgctatctggaaataaaactaaaaattgtgtcattaagtaaaaaaaaaaaaaaaacacaaactctCCGGGCAAACGGATTTCTGGTATTTTACGGTTTCTTCCTCGAACAACAGTCACCTCATTTGGTTTtctctacattttaaaaagacatcGGGAGCTGCTCTCTGGAGAAGAGCGCCACTGAACACTCGAGAGTGGGGAAGCCCGGCTCCTTGGAGGAAGTGGGGATGGGACGGGGGGGACGAGGGGAGGGAGCCACCACCCCTTCCCTCTGTCCCAAGGGAATGTGTCTCTGACCCTGGGGAACTGTCTCCGTGCCGACCGAAGTGTGAGAGGCCGCGGCTCTCCTGTGCCCTCTGCCTGAGAAGGCCCGGAATAAGTGCGGCGTGCCCTGTGGGGGATGTGGAGGTAGTCCTGGAACCACCAGTGTGGAGAAGCCTAGTTGCCATGGGTGGGATTCTCTGGGACCATCACCCCAGGGAACCCGGCGGCCGCAAGCTCGGCTCTGGCTCTTTCGTGGACCTTCCTGGAGGGGCGAGGGGGAGGCCAAAGGCCAAAACATCCCGGGGACAGTTTCCGATTCTGGCGGCCGGCTCCCCCGGCAGGCGGCCTGATGGCAGGCGCCTGCTTCCGCAGCTCTTTTGGAAGGAAAAGCTTTGAGAAGTGGTCAGTGACTAGGCCCCTCTCTCCCCCCCGCTCCTGTAGCCTGTGGCTGGGATCGCCGCTGCCAAGGTGGGGATGTGTTACAGTGCCTTCCTCTAAAACAAGGAAACGGCCCTCTTGGGGCAAGGGCTCAGGGGAAGAGCGCCTGTCAGAGCTTGTTAATTCACGAGCAGCAAGCAAGCAAAGCAGGGAGAGGACGCCAGGCAGAGAGCCACCTGACGGGGAGGCGGGTGCAGACACCTGACGGGTCTCTTGTTTGCCAAGGGACCAATGGGACCAAGGAAACTGGGAGTGCTGGAGGCTTCCCGCCTTCCCCGGGAGATCAGGAGAATAACcgtcaaggagagaggaaggcagaACAAATGAGGGCAGAAAATGCTTCTTCCCACAGATCCTCCCCAAAAGGCTGAGAGGGCTCTGGGGTTGGAGGCACCGCACCACAGCGGGGAGGAGGCCCAGGTGGACACAAAAGGGGGACCCCTTTTGGTGGGTTTCTGAGAGGCTTTCCCACCTGCCTCAAGCTGCTCCCCGAAAAATACGAACCTCACAAGTtcccaagaaaaagaaagcaccGTTCTTTTGGAGTCCAAGCATTTGTGGATCATGGGCCCAGCTACAGTctaccttcttccctttctcttctcttgccCCTCCCAACCCCAACCAGTCTTTTAGCCCTTTCCCTAGGCAAGCAGGGGTCATGCCAGGGCCTGGGGAGGGCTGGGGAGGGTGCCAAGCTCTCTTCGGTCTGGTGGGGCATCAGGTGTTCCCTGGGTGTCTGGAGGGAATTGGGGGcttgggagagggggaaggggtggagcgGCCTCCGTCCTTTAGTCCTGATCGAGGTGAGGAGATGCaagtccattaaaaaaaacatttacttccAACCAGACTCCTGCAATGAGAACAgcagaaggggggagggagagaaaatacaaGTTAGAGATTTATATTTGATTATCTGGGGATTATCTGGATTATCACCCGCATTTTCTAAAGCAGGAAGCCCACGAGGTCAAAGGACACTATGGAAAGCAGGAGAGAACACAATTTtgcaagagaggaaaaaaaggaaaccgGCCTGGCTGGACTATCCTGAAGCAAACAATGACAAGGGCTCAGACGGACTCTATTGAGATGGGCTACAGTGGACACCTTAAAGGACAGTGTGACTGCCGGCTCTCCCAGACAGCAAGGTCAAGCCGTGGCGGAGGGAGGGAGACAACAAGAGGCCGACTGGTCACAGGCGCTatcaaggagaagaaaagggaagggctcCATCTGCTGGAGCCCGGGGCAGCCGGCTCCAGA
Encoded here:
- the TMEM216 gene encoding transmembrane protein 216 isoform X1; this translates as MAPRGRRLSSISLEVLIFLNGWYSATYFLLELFVFMYKGLLLPYPTANLVLDVVMLFLFLGIEVIRLFFATKGNLCQRMMPLGISLAMTFPSAMMAFYYFLVQTYVLRLEAVMSAILLIFCGLELVLEVFTLATFNSMDTY
- the TMEM216 gene encoding transmembrane protein 216 isoform X2; this encodes MYKGLLLPYPTANLVLDVVMLFLFLGIEVIRLFFATKGNLCQRMMPLGISLAMTFPSAMMAFYYFLVQTYVLRLEAVMSAILLIFCGLELVLEVFTLATFNSMDTY